One stretch of Desulfovibrio sp. JC010 DNA includes these proteins:
- a CDS encoding DUF1499 domain-containing protein, protein MIYKLSALIVIVCIAALFTAAHFSSLPQNIGITGGKLSPCPDSPNCVSSQENDQKHATPAIKASGPSKQVMKNLRKCVRKMGGKIKTPKGPYLHAEFRSKLFRFVDDLECVYDEVEGKIEVRSAARLGYSDFGVNRKRVEELRRLFEAENK, encoded by the coding sequence ATGATTTACAAACTAAGCGCATTAATCGTCATCGTCTGCATTGCCGCACTGTTCACTGCGGCCCATTTCTCTTCCCTTCCGCAAAATATTGGAATAACCGGCGGTAAACTATCCCCCTGCCCGGACAGTCCCAATTGCGTATCCTCTCAGGAAAACGACCAAAAACACGCCACGCCGGCAATCAAAGCCAGCGGCCCCAGCAAACAGGTCATGAAAAATCTGCGTAAATGCGTTCGAAAAATGGGCGGCAAAATAAAAACACCCAAGGGGCCCTATCTGCACGCTGAATTCAGGAGCAAGCTATTCCGCTTTGTGGATGATCTGGAATGTGTTTATGACGAAGTGGAAGGTAAGATAGAAGTCCGTTCCGCAGCCCGGCTCGGCTATTCAGATTTCGGGGTCAACCGTAAACGGGTGGAAGAACTGCGCAGATTGTTTGAAGCTGAAAATAAATAA
- a CDS encoding agmatine/peptidylarginine deiminase encodes MLKSGKIFFLLAAAIILSATAAYGGEWRFPGEFEKQERVYLGWLSKEYVKGYRTDDVLLQIAENLAPHTDITICIPEEGQREHVLSLLKKKKLDLSKISFQTIPFTMLYWRDFGPIFTVNKQGQKSIADFGFNCWGYFPQSDTQSRIMERVDRDIAKQRKLPYRMTRLVSEGGDRELNGKGTILVTEACEFQRNPNLSRADIEAELKEMLGVTNVIWLKKGTVDDDAYNVSTLPGPDGKGVAYRSAAANNHMDEYCRFISPDTILLAEVSEEEAAHGPVEAENRRRMEENYNILKNAVDQDGKKFKIIRIPMPETLYFEVTPQDEAYYGLVSFPRFSDGTAFPVGQSVQVVPAQSYCNFLISNGVVLAQKYWHEGLPEKVKQRDAEALAVLQKAFPDRKVVTINTLGINFGGGGIHCSTQQEPYTGK; translated from the coding sequence ATGCTGAAATCAGGGAAAATATTTTTTCTACTTGCGGCCGCTATTATTCTATCCGCAACAGCAGCATACGGAGGGGAATGGCGATTTCCCGGTGAATTCGAAAAACAGGAACGGGTCTATCTCGGCTGGCTGAGCAAAGAATATGTGAAAGGATACCGCACGGATGACGTCCTGCTCCAGATAGCTGAAAACCTTGCTCCGCATACGGATATCACCATCTGCATTCCCGAAGAGGGCCAGCGCGAACATGTGCTCTCTTTATTAAAAAAGAAAAAACTGGACCTGAGCAAAATCTCATTCCAGACCATCCCCTTTACCATGCTCTACTGGCGTGATTTCGGTCCCATTTTCACGGTAAATAAACAGGGGCAAAAAAGCATTGCCGACTTCGGCTTCAACTGCTGGGGCTACTTTCCGCAGTCGGACACCCAGTCCCGGATAATGGAACGGGTTGACCGGGATATCGCGAAACAACGCAAACTCCCCTACCGCATGACCAGACTGGTCAGTGAAGGCGGCGACCGGGAATTAAACGGCAAAGGGACCATTCTGGTCACCGAAGCCTGCGAGTTCCAGCGTAACCCGAACCTTTCCCGCGCGGACATTGAAGCGGAACTGAAAGAGATGCTGGGCGTGACCAACGTCATCTGGCTGAAAAAGGGCACCGTTGACGACGATGCCTACAACGTCAGCACCCTGCCCGGACCGGACGGCAAGGGCGTGGCCTATCGCAGTGCCGCAGCCAACAACCACATGGACGAATATTGCCGTTTCATATCCCCGGACACAATCCTGCTGGCTGAAGTAAGTGAAGAGGAAGCGGCTCACGGTCCGGTTGAAGCGGAAAACCGCCGCCGCATGGAAGAAAATTATAATATTTTGAAAAACGCCGTTGATCAGGACGGAAAGAAATTCAAGATCATCCGCATCCCCATGCCGGAAACTTTGTACTTCGAAGTTACCCCGCAGGATGAAGCATACTACGGGCTGGTCTCCTTCCCCCGGTTCTCGGACGGAACAGCCTTCCCTGTGGGACAGTCGGTACAGGTTGTCCCGGCCCAGAGCTACTGCAACTTCCTGATTTCAAACGGTGTGGTTCTGGCCCAGAAATACTGGCACGAGGGTCTGCCCGAAAAAGTAAAGCAGCGAGACGCCGAAGCCCTTGCGGTGTTGCAAAAGGCTTTCCCGGACCGCAAAGTGGTGACCATCAACACCCTTGGGATCAACTTCGGGGGCGGCGGAATCCACTGCTCCACGCAACAGGAACCGTATACAGGCAAGTAG
- a CDS encoding rhodanese-like domain-containing protein, producing the protein MSITRKAVVLFGAAAIFVCLAANAFAMKDSYNYMSPVSLQKAIETKADVAIVDIQVADEFKSHHIKGAIETCAYPVKSDVDTKKLDASLNSLKGSDQPIVVICPRGKGGAERTVNYFAKQGIAPYRLFILTNGQDGWPYAVEKN; encoded by the coding sequence ATGAGTATTACCAGAAAAGCAGTTGTGCTGTTTGGAGCCGCAGCAATTTTTGTGTGCCTTGCAGCCAATGCATTTGCCATGAAAGACAGCTACAATTACATGAGCCCGGTTTCTTTGCAGAAAGCAATTGAAACCAAGGCTGATGTTGCTATCGTGGATATTCAGGTTGCGGATGAGTTCAAATCCCATCATATCAAGGGAGCAATTGAAACCTGCGCTTACCCCGTAAAGAGTGATGTGGACACAAAAAAACTCGACGCCTCCCTGAACAGCCTTAAAGGCTCAGATCAGCCCATCGTGGTAATCTGCCCGCGCGGCAAAGGCGGAGCTGAAAGAACCGTCAACTACTTCGCCAAACAGGGAATCGCTCCCTACCGTTTGTTCATCCTCACCAACGGCCAGGACGGCTGGCCGTATGCTGTTGAAAAGAATTAG
- the folE2 gene encoding GTP cyclohydrolase FolE2, whose amino-acid sequence MEDVQNSPAKVAMSIDRVGVRDLTLPLVVRDRESGSQNTMAKVALSVDLPAHFKGTHMSRFVEALEDWSEELDYQSFYNLLSDILRRLEAERAHAELSFPYCLQKKSPVSGRKGIMSYECTVEGEMVGDNLEFTLGVKVPVMTVCPCSKAISDEGAHSQRAVVHIKTKSKGFVWIEDLVEIAEASGSCEVFSLLKREDEKHVTEKSFSNPTFVEDVVRNAAMGLEKHPKILWYKVDVESFESIHNHCAFASIAKPE is encoded by the coding sequence ATGGAAGACGTACAGAACAGTCCCGCGAAAGTGGCCATGTCTATTGACAGGGTCGGCGTGCGGGACTTGACCCTCCCCCTTGTGGTGCGTGACCGGGAATCCGGCAGCCAGAACACCATGGCAAAAGTTGCTTTATCCGTTGATCTGCCCGCACATTTTAAAGGCACCCACATGAGTCGCTTTGTGGAAGCTCTTGAGGACTGGTCCGAAGAGCTGGATTACCAGAGTTTTTACAACCTGCTCAGCGATATCCTGCGCCGCCTTGAGGCCGAGCGCGCCCATGCGGAACTCAGCTTTCCGTATTGTCTGCAAAAGAAATCCCCGGTCAGCGGACGTAAAGGCATCATGAGCTATGAATGCACGGTGGAAGGCGAAATGGTCGGTGATAATCTGGAATTCACTCTCGGAGTGAAAGTCCCGGTCATGACCGTCTGCCCCTGCTCAAAGGCCATCAGTGACGAAGGTGCCCACAGCCAGCGGGCGGTGGTGCATATTAAAACCAAATCCAAAGGATTCGTCTGGATTGAGGATCTGGTGGAGATTGCCGAGGCTTCAGGGTCGTGCGAAGTGTTTTCCCTGCTTAAGCGTGAGGACGAAAAACACGTTACCGAAAAAAGTTTTTCAAATCCTACTTTTGTTGAAGATGTGGTTCGCAATGCTGCTATGGGCTTGGAAAAACATCCGAAAATACTTTGGTACAAGGTTGATGTGGAAAGTTTTGAATCAATCCACAATCATTGTGCCTTTGCAAGTATTGCCAAGCCGGAATAA
- the nikR gene encoding nickel-responsive transcriptional regulator NikR, whose amino-acid sequence MGKTIRFGVSLDSDLLEKFDQLCDEKSYQTRSEAIRDLIRNMLVEKEWDETEGQMAGTLSLVYDHHHSGLSQRLTELQHDSHDLIMSTLHVHLDHDNCLEVMVLKGDGKQIKELAHRLISTKGVKHGKLGLTTTGEELV is encoded by the coding sequence ATGGGTAAAACTATACGTTTCGGAGTTTCCCTTGATTCCGATCTTCTTGAGAAATTCGACCAGCTTTGTGACGAGAAAAGCTACCAGACCCGTTCGGAAGCGATTCGCGACCTGATCCGCAACATGCTGGTGGAAAAGGAATGGGATGAGACTGAAGGCCAGATGGCCGGGACTCTTTCCCTTGTCTACGACCATCACCATAGCGGTCTTTCCCAGCGGCTCACTGAGTTGCAGCACGACAGCCACGACCTGATCATGTCCACACTGCATGTCCATCTCGACCACGACAACTGCCTCGAAGTCATGGTTCTCAAGGGTGACGGCAAGCAGATCAAGGAGCTGGCCCACCGCCTCATCTCTACCAAAGGCGTAAAGCACGGCAAACTCGGTCTGACTACTACTGGTGAAGAATTAGTTTAA
- a CDS encoding methyltransferase has protein sequence MRDYVSGERELIEVETAGRVWKIERTADLETLWDEIGEDEFGDDERLPYWAELWPASVLLGEWLHRNADLIRGRRCLDLGCGLGLTAVIGQSLGANVVAFDYELPPLYFAKDNARTNNTSQPLWLQMDWREPSLAPHSFDYIWGGDILYEKRFFDPLEKLFRQVLRPGGTIWMAEPKRDVSVPVWEKLEALGWKTALPLTEKAACCNAEMTVNIREVTPGKSI, from the coding sequence TTGAGAGATTATGTTTCCGGTGAACGGGAATTAATAGAAGTTGAGACCGCCGGAAGGGTCTGGAAAATAGAGCGCACAGCCGATCTTGAAACCCTTTGGGATGAGATAGGTGAAGATGAATTCGGCGATGATGAGCGGCTTCCCTACTGGGCGGAACTCTGGCCTGCCAGTGTCCTGCTCGGTGAATGGCTGCACCGCAATGCAGATTTGATTCGTGGTCGCAGATGTCTTGATCTCGGTTGCGGGCTGGGACTTACGGCTGTTATCGGGCAATCGCTGGGTGCGAATGTAGTGGCCTTTGATTATGAACTTCCGCCACTTTATTTTGCCAAAGACAATGCGCGCACCAACAATACTTCCCAGCCGCTCTGGCTGCAGATGGATTGGCGGGAGCCGTCCCTTGCTCCGCATTCCTTTGATTATATCTGGGGCGGGGATATTCTCTACGAAAAAAGATTTTTTGATCCGCTGGAGAAGCTTTTCCGGCAGGTGCTCAGGCCCGGCGGCACCATCTGGATGGCCGAGCCGAAACGCGATGTTTCAGTTCCGGTCTGGGAGAAGCTTGAAGCTCTGGGCTGGAAAACAGCACTGCCCCTGACCGAGAAAGCAGCCTGCTGCAATGCGGAAATGACCGTTAATATCCGGGAGGTAACTCCCGGCAAATCCATATGA
- the gcvH gene encoding glycine cleavage system protein GcvH: protein MIPQELLYAKSHEWLKVDGENGTIGITHFAQEQLGDLTFVELPQEGDTFAAGDEFGSIESVKAASEMYAPVDCEVVAVNEALEDAPEKVNEDPYGDGWLMKVKITGPTDALLDAAAYEKVTEEDAH from the coding sequence ATGATTCCGCAGGAACTTCTTTACGCCAAATCTCACGAATGGCTCAAGGTTGACGGTGAAAACGGAACTATCGGTATCACCCATTTTGCCCAGGAACAGCTCGGCGACCTTACCTTCGTTGAACTGCCGCAGGAAGGCGACACTTTCGCAGCAGGCGACGAATTCGGTTCCATCGAATCCGTAAAAGCTGCCAGCGAAATGTACGCTCCGGTTGATTGCGAAGTAGTAGCAGTTAACGAAGCACTGGAAGACGCACCCGAGAAAGTCAACGAAGATCCCTACGGTGACGGCTGGCTCATGAAGGTGAAAATCACCGGCCCCACTGACGCACTTCTCGATGCCGCAGCTTACGAAAAGGTAACTGAAGAAGACGCTCACTAA
- the gcvPA gene encoding aminomethyl-transferring glycine dehydrogenase subunit GcvPA: MPYVPHSPEEIREMLDVIGVNSVEDLFAEIPAELRPKSFDLPKGKSEMAVLEMLGKMAAKNTTDLTSFLGAGFYDHFIPAAVDALSSRSEFYTAYTPYQPESSQGTLQAIFEYQTAMARLMDMDYANASVYDGGSALYEATLMAVRKTRRRKIIVSEALNPIYRVMLDSYTTNLNLELVTVPHNHGRTNVKSITAAVDKDTAAVIVQNPNFFGSVNDFTEMFAAVHEHKALAIMSTYPVLQSVLKTPGQMGADIAVADGQSIGQPLSFGGPYLGIMTCSKALVRQMPGRIAGRTEDEDGKPGYVLTIQAREQHIRRQKATSNICSNQALCALRTLIHLCLLGEEGLRRTATLSVERAHYAAQRLTAIDGVEMFTKGPYGNEFAVTLPVNAFEVIDKLTERGIIPGFPVGRYYDGFENVLLVACTEKTTEEQIGIFAEILRGAI; encoded by the coding sequence ATGCCTTACGTACCCCATTCCCCGGAAGAAATCCGGGAAATGCTTGATGTGATCGGCGTGAACTCCGTGGAAGACCTCTTTGCCGAAATCCCGGCCGAACTGCGCCCCAAAAGCTTTGACCTGCCCAAAGGCAAAAGCGAAATGGCAGTTCTGGAAATGCTGGGTAAAATGGCCGCAAAGAACACCACGGACCTGACCAGCTTCCTCGGAGCAGGATTCTACGACCATTTCATTCCCGCAGCGGTGGATGCCCTTTCATCCCGCAGCGAATTTTATACCGCCTACACCCCGTACCAGCCCGAATCTTCTCAGGGCACCCTGCAGGCGATCTTCGAATACCAGACCGCCATGGCCCGGCTCATGGATATGGATTACGCCAACGCTTCCGTTTACGACGGCGGCTCCGCGCTTTACGAAGCCACCCTCATGGCCGTGCGTAAAACCAGACGCAGGAAGATCATCGTAAGTGAAGCACTGAACCCCATCTACCGGGTCATGCTGGACTCCTACACCACCAACCTGAACCTTGAACTTGTCACCGTGCCCCACAACCACGGCCGCACCAACGTCAAGTCCATCACCGCAGCAGTTGACAAAGACACCGCAGCGGTCATCGTTCAGAACCCCAACTTTTTCGGTTCGGTAAACGATTTCACCGAGATGTTCGCCGCAGTGCACGAGCACAAGGCACTGGCTATCATGTCCACCTACCCGGTCCTGCAGTCCGTGCTGAAGACTCCCGGTCAGATGGGTGCAGACATCGCTGTTGCCGACGGCCAGTCCATCGGCCAGCCCCTTTCTTTCGGAGGTCCTTACCTAGGTATCATGACCTGCTCCAAAGCCCTTGTCCGCCAGATGCCCGGCCGTATTGCCGGACGCACCGAGGACGAAGACGGCAAGCCCGGCTATGTTCTGACCATTCAGGCCAGAGAGCAGCATATCCGCCGCCAGAAAGCGACTTCCAACATCTGCTCCAACCAGGCCCTCTGCGCCCTGCGCACCCTGATCCATCTCTGCCTGCTGGGCGAAGAAGGTTTGCGCCGCACCGCAACCCTTTCCGTAGAACGCGCCCATTACGCCGCGCAGCGTCTCACCGCAATTGACGGCGTGGAAATGTTCACCAAGGGACCCTACGGCAACGAATTCGCTGTAACCCTTCCGGTTAACGCCTTTGAAGTGATCGACAAGCTCACCGAACGCGGCATCATCCCCGGCTTTCCTGTGGGACGTTACTACGATGGATTCGAAAACGTACTGCTGGTGGCCTGCACCGAAAAGACCACTGAAGAACAGATCGGCATCTTCGCCGAAATTCTGCGGGGGGCAATCTAA
- the gcvPB gene encoding aminomethyl-transferring glycine dehydrogenase subunit GcvPB gives MKTVFEKSVPGREGCWPDEPKSKIEDLIPAELLREKAGMPSLSELDVVRHFTRLSQKNFGVDSNFYPLGSCTMKYNPKFTEAVAAMPGFAKLHPVIPQLKGAGHHCQGALEVIHETESLLSELTGMAAFTMHPMAGAHGELTGVMLMAAYHRDKGNKKTKIICPDSAHGTNPASAAVAGYDVVSVESTDGIITPEALAEVLDDEVAGVMMTCPNTLGLFETHLQELVKMIHEKDALLYYDGANMNAIMGKLRVGDAGFDIVHLNLHKTLGTPHGGGGPGSGPVGVSERLVPFLPVSRVEKLEDGQYYLSYDEPKSIGYVAPFYGNFGVYLKAYAYMLRLGREGLTRATEGAVLSANYMRKRLENHFEIPYNRICMHEFVASAVEQAKNGVRALDVAKALLDKGHHAPTIYFPLIVKECLMIEPTETENKETIDRFIDDLIEIAEMAEKNPEALQAAPLTTSVKRLDETKAARSMVITDDIK, from the coding sequence ATGAAAACAGTATTTGAAAAATCCGTTCCCGGTCGCGAAGGCTGCTGGCCTGACGAACCGAAATCCAAAATCGAGGACCTCATTCCTGCTGAACTTCTGCGTGAAAAAGCGGGCATGCCCTCCCTTTCCGAGCTGGACGTGGTCCGCCACTTCACCCGGCTTTCCCAGAAAAACTTCGGTGTGGATTCCAATTTCTATCCCCTTGGTTCCTGCACCATGAAATACAACCCCAAGTTCACTGAAGCTGTGGCTGCCATGCCCGGATTCGCCAAGCTGCACCCGGTCATTCCCCAGCTCAAGGGCGCAGGCCATCATTGTCAGGGCGCACTTGAGGTAATCCACGAAACCGAATCCCTGCTCAGCGAACTGACCGGTATGGCCGCATTCACCATGCATCCCATGGCCGGTGCCCACGGCGAACTGACCGGGGTAATGCTCATGGCCGCCTACCACCGCGACAAGGGCAACAAAAAGACCAAGATCATCTGCCCGGACTCCGCACACGGCACCAACCCCGCATCCGCAGCTGTTGCCGGATACGATGTTGTTTCCGTTGAGTCCACCGACGGTATCATCACCCCTGAAGCTCTTGCCGAGGTTCTGGATGATGAAGTAGCCGGCGTAATGATGACCTGCCCCAACACTCTGGGACTTTTCGAGACCCACCTGCAGGAACTCGTGAAAATGATCCACGAGAAAGACGCCCTGCTCTACTACGACGGCGCGAACATGAACGCCATCATGGGTAAGCTGCGCGTAGGAGATGCCGGATTCGACATCGTGCACCTCAACCTGCACAAGACCCTCGGCACCCCGCACGGCGGCGGCGGTCCCGGCTCCGGTCCTGTAGGCGTCAGTGAAAGACTGGTGCCCTTCCTGCCCGTTTCCCGCGTGGAAAAGCTGGAAGACGGCCAGTACTACCTTTCCTATGACGAGCCCAAGTCCATCGGCTACGTTGCTCCCTTCTACGGCAACTTCGGCGTGTACCTGAAGGCTTACGCCTACATGCTCCGCCTTGGCCGCGAAGGTCTGACCCGCGCCACCGAAGGTGCGGTTCTCAGTGCCAACTACATGCGCAAGCGTCTCGAAAACCATTTCGAGATTCCCTACAACCGCATCTGCATGCACGAATTTGTTGCATCCGCAGTTGAACAGGCCAAGAACGGTGTACGCGCCCTTGATGTTGCAAAAGCACTGCTCGACAAGGGCCACCACGCCCCGACCATCTACTTCCCGCTCATCGTGAAGGAATGTTTGATGATCGAGCCTACCGAGACTGAAAACAAAGAAACCATCGACCGCTTCATCGACGATCTTATCGAGATCGCGGAAATGGCGGAAAAGAACCCCGAAGCGTTGCAGGCTGCCCCGCTTACCACCTCTGTAAAGAGACTGGACGAGACCAAAGCCGCACGCTCCATGGTGATTACTGATGACATCAAATAG
- a CDS encoding NAD(P)/FAD-dependent oxidoreductase: MTSNSFPTDTRSYDLVVVGAGPGGFDAALEAAEEGIKVALVEKDLLGGTCLNVGCIPTKMYLGATSPVEELAAQSKARVAKGEIEIDFKALCTKKDRFIAATRKAMTQKAKKLGIDIYPAVAKVIEPGKVEVSHPEEQAVLEYKNLILATGSHPTVFPGLEPDNETILDNAGFLALEEMPTSLLVIGAGFIGLEMAQIAHRTGCKITVVDALDRIAVYEDPEVSKALQGVFKRHKWNFNLGVKVKSVTAENGQAVLRTEDGEEFTADKALIAIGRRPNSADMGLETLGVETEGPGFVKVNKNLEAADNVYAIGDLNGKILLAHAASHQAGYVVRRLAGKTDGPYEHGPIPSILYGSPETMRVGLMPSDLEGKGEVKTSSFPLVANPIAQAYASTQGFVKVVWLDDKVAGITAVGHHVSGFTTAAAMIVQEGWTKDDIHKVVFPHPSLDEALLGALKAEQK, translated from the coding sequence ATGACATCAAATAGTTTCCCGACAGATACACGCTCCTACGACCTCGTGGTCGTAGGAGCCGGTCCGGGCGGCTTTGACGCCGCCCTCGAAGCTGCGGAAGAAGGCATCAAAGTCGCGCTGGTGGAAAAGGACCTGCTCGGCGGAACCTGCCTCAATGTGGGCTGTATTCCCACCAAGATGTATCTCGGTGCCACCTCTCCGGTGGAAGAGCTTGCCGCCCAGTCCAAGGCCCGCGTTGCCAAGGGTGAAATCGAAATAGATTTCAAGGCCCTGTGCACCAAGAAGGACCGCTTCATCGCGGCCACCCGCAAGGCCATGACCCAGAAAGCCAAAAAGCTGGGCATTGACATCTATCCTGCTGTAGCCAAGGTGATCGAACCCGGTAAAGTGGAAGTTTCCCACCCCGAAGAACAGGCTGTGCTAGAGTACAAAAACCTGATCCTCGCTACCGGTTCCCACCCCACCGTATTTCCCGGTCTGGAGCCGGACAACGAAACCATCCTCGACAATGCGGGATTTCTTGCCCTCGAAGAAATGCCCACCTCGCTGCTGGTCATCGGCGCGGGTTTTATCGGCCTTGAAATGGCCCAGATCGCGCACCGCACCGGCTGCAAGATCACCGTTGTGGATGCTCTTGACCGCATTGCGGTTTACGAGGACCCGGAAGTCTCCAAGGCTTTACAGGGTGTGTTCAAGCGTCACAAGTGGAATTTCAATCTCGGTGTGAAGGTCAAGTCCGTAACTGCGGAGAACGGACAGGCCGTGCTGCGCACTGAAGACGGTGAAGAATTCACCGCCGACAAGGCACTCATCGCCATCGGACGCCGCCCCAATTCCGCAGACATGGGTCTCGAAACATTGGGCGTGGAAACCGAAGGTCCCGGTTTCGTCAAGGTTAACAAAAACCTCGAAGCCGCCGACAATGTCTACGCCATCGGTGACCTGAACGGAAAAATCCTGCTCGCCCACGCCGCCAGCCATCAGGCCGGATACGTGGTCCGCCGCCTTGCCGGAAAAACAGACGGTCCCTACGAGCACGGACCGATTCCGTCCATTCTTTACGGTTCCCCGGAAACCATGCGTGTAGGACTCATGCCCTCTGACCTTGAAGGCAAAGGCGAGGTAAAGACCTCCTCCTTCCCGCTGGTGGCCAACCCCATTGCGCAGGCTTATGCATCCACGCAGGGCTTTGTAAAAGTGGTCTGGCTGGACGACAAAGTTGCCGGAATCACCGCGGTTGGACACCATGTGTCCGGCTTCACCACCGCAGCAGCCATGATCGTACAGGAAGGCTGGACCAAGGATGATATCCACAAGGTTGTCTTCCCACATCCTTCTCTGGACGAAGCACTGCTCGGTGCTTTGAAGGCTGAACAGAAATAA
- a CDS encoding type II toxin-antitoxin system RelE/ParE family toxin encodes MPKIKWLERATRDLDSIYEYILQDDPKSARKVASAILKNVRILEKHPQIGRAGRVPGTRELIVLKGAYLVAYCCNEEVEILRVLRHSQDWQDIE; translated from the coding sequence ATGCCGAAGATTAAATGGCTTGAGCGTGCTACCCGTGATCTGGATTCCATTTACGAGTACATACTTCAAGACGATCCTAAGTCAGCCAGAAAAGTAGCCTCCGCCATATTAAAGAATGTAAGGATCTTAGAAAAACATCCGCAAATCGGTCGGGCCGGGAGAGTTCCGGGAACCCGCGAGTTGATTGTATTGAAAGGAGCCTATCTCGTAGCTTATTGCTGTAATGAAGAGGTCGAAATATTGAGGGTGTTGCGGCACAGTCAGGATTGGCAGGATATTGAATAG
- a CDS encoding CopG family ribbon-helix-helix protein — MINKETKSEVVTIRMTSEMKERVEKLAQATNRSKAFLFGEAISSYLDVNEWQVQAIQEGLAEARKPDAKWTSHEELEAKYAED; from the coding sequence ATGATCAATAAAGAAACCAAGAGTGAAGTGGTCACAATCCGCATGACATCTGAAATGAAAGAACGGGTTGAAAAACTGGCTCAAGCAACCAATAGATCAAAAGCTTTTTTATTTGGGGAAGCCATTTCAAGCTATCTGGACGTGAATGAATGGCAAGTACAAGCCATTCAGGAAGGGCTGGCAGAGGCCAGAAAGCCTGACGCCAAATGGACTTCCCATGAAGAGCTAGAGGCAAAGTATGCCGAAGATTAA
- a CDS encoding SGNH/GDSL hydrolase family protein gives MDFLGRAMEQIGYPCTYRVLASPFTYNSSPGIIPKELEVMDRKFGLDKFYHERRLSHQFQMITPADPDPQLMVLNLFHENSPIFVHDADKYMFFISPDAWLEHPEFEEWMKGHFGMVQAKPSSYLKRYREMLGNLRQRFPQVPIIVVSRLSHYPAFGPDPYSYLEGWSDIWRTAAPVLKSWESELDKVTVIEMDRIFAGIWSGSEKKIEAHCPFLKFKLTEENNTVTGLHASRDVEHIGSMWPVLAGKIEQFLKEGRIDYSAEENIPDEWMRPWQPEKFPEDKLLEMLSSGANYKCARAIGSFFLDLGTDYTEFLARTAEFTPVCHNTLHMIKTYSRIWPNPVLAYWCQVHRNAAATFTANGPLYTQDYLKRIDEIERFVLA, from the coding sequence ATGGATTTCCTCGGCAGGGCAATGGAGCAGATCGGTTACCCTTGTACCTACCGGGTGCTTGCTTCCCCGTTCACTTATAACAGTTCTCCGGGAATCATCCCAAAAGAACTGGAGGTCATGGACAGGAAATTCGGGCTGGATAAATTTTACCATGAACGCAGGCTTAGCCACCAGTTTCAGATGATCACGCCCGCTGATCCTGATCCGCAGCTTATGGTGCTGAATCTGTTTCATGAAAACAGCCCGATCTTTGTACATGATGCTGATAAGTATATGTTCTTCATTAGCCCCGACGCATGGTTGGAGCATCCTGAATTCGAAGAGTGGATGAAAGGACATTTCGGCATGGTGCAGGCCAAACCGTCCAGCTACCTGAAGCGTTACCGGGAAATGCTCGGTAATCTCCGTCAGCGTTTTCCGCAGGTGCCCATCATCGTTGTTTCCCGGCTTTCTCATTATCCGGCATTCGGGCCTGATCCTTATTCATATCTTGAGGGCTGGTCGGATATATGGCGGACGGCTGCACCTGTTCTTAAAAGTTGGGAAAGCGAATTGGACAAAGTGACCGTGATTGAAATGGACCGTATTTTTGCTGGAATATGGTCCGGCTCGGAAAAGAAAATCGAGGCCCATTGTCCGTTTCTCAAGTTCAAGCTCACTGAAGAAAACAACACCGTTACCGGGCTGCACGCCAGCCGCGATGTGGAGCACATCGGTTCCATGTGGCCCGTACTGGCCGGAAAAATAGAACAGTTTTTAAAAGAAGGACGCATTGATTATTCAGCGGAAGAAAACATCCCCGATGAATGGATGCGTCCATGGCAGCCGGAAAAATTTCCCGAAGATAAGCTGCTCGAAATGCTTTCGTCCGGTGCCAATTACAAATGCGCGCGGGCAATTGGTTCATTCTTTCTCGATCTCGGCACGGACTATACTGAATTTCTGGCCCGAACTGCGGAATTTACCCCGGTCTGCCACAATACCCTGCACATGATTAAGACATATTCACGGATCTGGCCCAATCCGGTGCTGGCGTACTGGTGTCAGGTGCATAGAAATGCTGCAGCAACATTTACTGCCAACGGGCCGCTTTATACGCAGGATTATCTGAAGAGGATTGATGAGATAGAGCGGTTTGTGTTGGCTTAG